One window from the genome of Danaus plexippus chromosome 24, MEX_DaPlex, whole genome shotgun sequence encodes:
- the LOC116776067 gene encoding muscle calcium channel subunit alpha-1-like isoform X1, with translation MADQVQVTDATTPDAEAPDTGQAAAKPQPRKQARPRGKPQPEKPERSLFCLGKKNPIRKFCYDVIEWKPFEYMILTTIFANCIALAVFTPYPAGDTNNTNQILEKVEWIFMAIFTCECVMKIIAYGFLFHPGAYLRNTWNSLDFTIVTIGIASQILQNISKDLFDVKALRAFRVLRPLRLVSGVPSLQIVLNSILKAMVPLFHIAFLVLFVIIIYAIIGLELFSGVLHDTCFDNVTKKMVEEPTPCSRDADVGNHCEEGQICRDYWLGPNFGITNFDNIGYSMLTVFQCITLEGWTDIMYAIADVKGNTWVWIYFVSLVIFGNFFVMNLILGVLSGEFSKEREKAKNRGDFQKSRERQQFEEDLKGYLNWITVAEELDLENDQGQKEEDRDAQGNKKERRSNDGSQSNVNGDPPTTVSCKIYCRRFDKVNRRMRRACRKAVKSQTFYWAIIVLVFLNTLVLATEHYGQEPWLDHFQNYANVLFVVLFSTEMLVKMYALGFQGYFVSLFNRFDCFVMVCSIVELGLTYTNNIPQLGISVLRCVRLLRVFKVTKYWRSLSNLVASLLNSIQSIFSLLLLLFLFIMIFALLGMQVFGGRFDYAAEEQKERHNFDSFWQAVLTMFQILTGEDWNVVMYHGINAYGGVGTPGMLASIYFIIIFICGNYILLNVFLAIAVDNLGDAEDMDEEIVKEKEDADNPEAGNPQLDEERGETDDEYVNEEEGYSSEGSEHEYEETGSEEDVEGEEQDQGDNANNALVAVEKQNGDIKKADSPPKRQPTISARPRRLSEVEIKTQEKPIPDGSSFFIFSKTNWFRVTCYKIQNNSWFRNLILLCILASSLMLAMEDPVGRKGNENWSEMLRKIDYVFTTVFTVELVLKLITYGFIFHKDAFCRSAFNLLDLLVVIVSLISSSGNNNVSYIKILRVFRVLRPLRAINRAKGLKHVVQCVIVAIKTIGNILLVTNLLQFMFAVMGVQMFKGKFCQCTDNSKVTRDECQGSYLIYENGSPKIKDRVWIRNKFNFDDVLSGMLTLFTVSTFEGWPGLLSTSMDSNEENHGPVENSRPLVAFFYISYIIVIAFFMVNIFVGFVIVTFQKEGEQEFKDCELDKNQRNCIEFALKAKPVRRYIPKHRIQYKTWWFVTSQRFEYVIFFFIVLNTIALMMKYHDAKPDYKRVLDYLNMILTTVFMLEFVFKLAAFRFKNYFGDAWNTTDFILVVGSIIDIVVTQVNEYKEPNEFGSTKESKEVHDNGTHLKYIAFFRLFRAMRLIKLLSRGERIRTLLWTFIKSFQALPYVALLIVLLFFIYAVVGMQLFGKVQEDDEIITRNNNFQTFGGALMVLFRSATGEAWQEIMMALSPNDSEHPGEPVGCLHDEGDPPSEESCGTRLAYPYFISFSLLCTFLIINLFVAVIMDNFDYLTRDWSILGPHHLDEFVRLWSEYDPDAKGRIKHLDIVTLLRKISPPLGFGKLCPHRTACKRLVSMNMPLNSDGTVNFNATLFAVVRTQLQIKTTGVIDECNTELRAIIKKVWKRTSPKLLDQVVPPPGDPNEITVGKFYATFLIQDYFRRNHAFRKRKEQAAAASVQTNQMTLQAGLRTLHEAGPELKRAISGNLDEVVAETVEPMHRRNHTLFGAVWTSIKKGRESFYHPPPNRVKTTSNGKKEGQSLSWMMQRELGLDGKIPEDENKFEDINHSDGEEEIAMQPLLHGKDSEKIFKVIEKTSNDLMQSLRNNYRDRMPQNRNNVPYCVENPAENLITRVLTEQGLGKYCDREFVASTAREMQDALDLTQEEMDAAANQIILQERNMNRSQRPDDVESILCRQYHPFHQPAIHPPAKQK, from the exons ATGGCGGATCAAGTTCAAGTAACCGATGCCACGACGCCGGACGCCGAGGCGCCAGACACTGGCCAGGCCGCCGCCAAGCCACAGCCACGGAAACAGGCAAGGCCAAGAGGGAAGCCACAACCAGAGAAGCCTGAAAGAAGTCTGTTCTGTCTAGGGAAAAAGAATCCGATAAGAAAATTTTGCTATGACGTAATCGAATGGAA ACCGTTCGAATATATGATATTGACAACGATATTCGCCAATTGCATAGCGCTGGCTGTCTTCACCCCCTACCCTGCAGGGGACACAAACAACACAAATCAAATATTG GAAAAGGTGGAATGGATCTTTATGGCCATCTTCACCTGCGAGTGCGTGATGAAGATTATAGCTTACGGATTCCTGTTTCATCCTGGCGCCTATCTCAGGAATACTTGGAACAGTCTCGACTTCACTATTGTGACGATTGG TATAGCCAGTCAGATActtcaaaacatttcaaaagaCCTATTCGATGTAAAAGCATTGAGAGCCTTTAGAGTGCTTCGTCCTCTGCGATTGGTTTCGGGAGTTCCAA GTCTTCAAATCGTGCTCAACTCAATATTGAAGGCGATGGTGCCATTATTCCACATCGCGTTCCTCGTGTTGTTCGTCATCATCATCTACGCTATCATAGGACTCGAGCTGTTCTCGGGTGTTTTGCATGACACCTGTTTTGACAACGTCACta AGAAGATGGTGGAAGAGCCAACTCCGTGCTCCAGAGACGCCGATGTTGGTAATCACTGTGAGGAGGGTCAGATCTGTCGTGACTATTGGCTTGGACCAAACTTCGGGATCACCAACTTCGACAACATCGGATACTCCATGCTGACGGTGTTCCAGTGCATCACACTCGAGGGCTGGACAGACATTATGTACGCC atagCAGATGTAAAAGGCAACACGTGGGTGTGGATATATTTTGTGTCATTGGTTATTTTTGGAAATTTCTTTGTTATGAACCTTATTCTTGGTGTCTTATCTGG AGAATTCTCGAAGGAAAGAGAGAAGGCAAAAAATCGTGGAGATTTCCAGAAATCTCGTGAAAGGCAACAATTCGAAGAAGATCTGAAAGGATATTTGAACTGGATCACTGTTGCCGAGGAGTTGGACCTTGAGAATGATCAAGGACAGAAGGAGGAAGATCGAGACGCTCAAG GAAACAAAAAGGAGCGCAGAAGTAATGATGGCTCCCAGAGTAACGTTAACGGAGACCCGCCAACCACAGTTTCTTGCAAGATATATTGCAGACGATTTGATAAG GTGAACCGTCGTATGCGTCGCGCGTGTCGCAAGGCGGTCAAGTCCCAGACGTTCTACTGGGCTATCATCGTACTCGTCTTCCTGAACACTTTAGTGCTGGCCACAGAACACTACGG tCAAGAACCCTGGCTAGATCACTTCCAGAATTATGCAAACGTGCTGTTTGTGGTCCTGTTTTCCACTGAGATGCTCGTCAAGATGTACGCTTTGGGATTTCAg GGCTACTTCGTGTCTCTCTTCAATCGATTCGACTGCTTCGTGATGGTGTGTTCTATTGTGGAGCTTGGCCTCACGTACACCAACAACATACCGCAGCTCGGTATCTCCGTGTTGCGATGCGTTCGGCTGCTGAGGGTCTTCAAGGTCACCAA GTATTGGCGATCTCTATCAAACCTCGTGGCGTCTCTTCTAAATTCGATCCAGTCAATTTTCTCTCTCCTCCTTCTCCTCTTCCTCTTCATCATGATATTTGCCCTCCTTGGCATGCAGGTATTCGGTGGAAGATTTGACTACGCAGCGGAAGAACAAAAAGAGAGACATAATTTTGACTCCTTCTGGCAGGCCGTGCTGACAATGTTTCAA ATTCTAACCGGCGAGGATTGGAACGTCGTGATGTATCATGGCATCAACGCGTACGGAGGCGTCGGCACGCCGGGCATGTTGGCGTCTATATACTTCATCATAATATTCATTTGCGGCAACT ATATTCTTTTGAACGTGTTCTTGGCTATCGCGGTCGACAACTTAGGTGACGCTGAAGATATGgatgaagagattgttaagGAGAAGGAG gACGCTGATAATCCAGAAGCAGGTAATCCACAACTGGATGAAGAAAGAGGTGAGACAGACGACGAGTACGTCAACGAAGAAGAAGGGTATTCCAGTGAGGG ATCGGAACATGAGTATGAGGAGACGGGTTCGGAGGAAGACGTCGAGGGAGAGGAACAGGACCAGGGAGACAACGCCAATAACGCACTAGTAGctgttgaaaaacaaaatg GCGATATAAAAAAAGCAGATTCTCCGCCCAAGCGACAACCAACAATATCGGCTCGACCGAGAAGACTCTCCGAGGTGGAGATCAAGACCCAGGAGAAGCCGATACCTGATGGCAGCAGCTTTTTCATCTTTTCTAAAACTAATTG GTTCCGAGTCACGtgttacaaaatacaaaacaattctTGGTTTAGAAATTTGATTCTGCTTTGCATTTTGGCGTCGTCACTGATGTTGGCAATGGAAGATCCCGTTGGGAGGAAGGGCAATGAGAACTGGAGTGAA ATGCTTCGTAAGATCGACTACGTGTTCACAACCGTGTTCACGGTCGAGCTGGTGTTGAAGCTGATCACCTACGGGTTCATCTTCCACAAGGACGCCTTCTGTCGGTCCGCTTTTAACTTGTTAGATCTGCTGGTGGTCATCGTGTCGCTTATATCCTCGAGCGG TAACAATAATGTGTCATACATAAAGATTTTGAGAGTATTCCGAGTGTTGAGACCGCTCAGAGCCATCAATAGAGCGAAGGGATTAAAG CACGTAGTTCAGTGCGTGATCGTTGCTATAAAAACGATAGGCAACATTTTGCTGGTGACCAATCTTCTTCAGTTCATGTTCGCTGTAATGGGGGTGCAAATGTTCAAG GGTAAATTTTGTCAATGCACAGATAATTCCAAAGTGACGAGAGACGAGTGTCA aggTTCTTATCTGATATACGAGAATGGTTCACCAAAGATCAAAGACAGGGTATGGATACggaataagtttaatttcgaTGACGTCCTGAGTGGGATGTTGACTTTGTTCACCGTATCCACGTTCGAAGGATGGCCGGG cTTATTGTCAACCTCGATGGACTCCAATGAGGAGAACCATGGGCCGGTAGAGAACTCTCGACCGCTGGTGGCGTTCTTCTATATCAGCTACATCATTGTGATAGCATTCTTTATG GTTAATATTTTCGTGGGTTTCGTCATAGTAACATTCCAAAAGGAGGGAGAACAGGAATTCAAGGATTGTGAACTAGACAAGAATCAAAGGAATTGTATCGAGTTTGCCCTCAAAGCTAAACCTGTCAGGAG GTACATTCCCAAGCACCGCATCCAGTACAAGACCTGGTGGTTCGTGACGTCACAGCGCTTCGAGTACGTCATTTTCTTCTTCATCGTCCTGAACACCATCGCTCTGATGATGAAGTATCACGACGCCAAGCCGGACTATAAAAGA GTCTTGGATTATCTGAATATGATACTGACGACAGTTTTCATGTTGGAGTTCGTGTTTAAGTTGGCTGCCTTCAGATTCAAG aacTACTTCGGTGACGCTTGGAACACGACGGATTTCATTCTGGTCGTCGGTAGCATTATAGACATTGTTGTCACACAGGTTAATGAGTATAAAGAACCGAATGAG TTCGGCTCAACGAAGGAAAGTAAAGAGGTACACGATAAt ggaacacatttaaaatacatagcaTTCTTCCGATTATTTCGTGCAATGAGACTTATAAAGCTTTTGTCTCGGGGCGAGCGGATACGAACGTTACTGTGGACATTCATAAAGTCTTTCCAAGCCCTGCCGTATGTCGCCTTATTGATTGTCTTGTTGTTCTTCATCTACGCGGTGGTCGGTATGCAG TTGTTCGGCAAAGTTCAGGAAGACGATGAAATAATCACGAGGAACAACAACTTCCAAACATTCGGCGGCGCTTTGATGGTGTTGTTTAGATCAGCCACAG GCGAGGCATGGCAGGAGATAATGATGGCGTTGTCACCAAACGACTCGGAGCACCCTGGCGAGCCGGTCGGCTGTCTGCATGATGAAGGGGATCCGCCCTCGGAGGAGAGCTGCGGCACGCGCCTCGCATACCCTTACTTCATATCCTTCTCGTTGTTGTGTACTTTCCTG attattAACTTATTCGTGGCTGTCATTATGGACAACTTTGATTATTTGACACGAGATTGGTCCATTCTCGGACCTCATCATTTAGACGAATTTGTGAG ACTTTGGAGTGAATACGATCCAGATGCTAAAGGAAGAATTAAACACCTGGACATAGTGACGTTGTTAAGGAAAATAAGTCCACCGCTGG GTTTCGGTAAGCTGTGCCCTCACAGGACAGCTTGCAAGCGTCTCGTGTCCATGAACATGCCTCTCAACTCTGACGGTACCGTCAACTTTAACGCCACATTGTTTGCCGTCGTAAGAACTCAGCTGCAGATAAAAACCACGG GTGTGATAGATGAATGCAATACTGAATTACGAGCCATCATAAAGAAGGTATGGAAGAGGACCTCGCCGAAGCTCTTGGACCAGGTGGTACCACCTCCCGGGGATCCTAACGAGATCACCGTCGGGAAGTTTTACGCCACCTTCCTCATACAAGATTACTTCCGAAG gaACCATGC ATTCCGTAAACGCAAGGAGCAAGCTGCTGCGGCGTCGGTTCAGACGAACCAGATGACGTTACAAGCCGGTCTTAGGACGCTGCACGAGGCTGGACCAGAACTCAAGCGAGCCATCTCCGGGAACCTGGACGAGGTCGTCGCCGAAACCGTAGAACCAATGCATAGA CGTAATCACACACTTTTCGGCGCGGTGTGGACGAGCATCAAGAAGGGGCGGGAGAGCTTCTACCATCCCCCGCCCAATAGAGTCAAAACGACTTCGAATG GGAAGAAAGAGGGTCAGTCGTTGAGTTGGATGATGCAGAGAGAGTTGGGCCTCGATGGAAAAATCCCAGAAGACGAAAA TAAATTTGAAGACATCAACCACAGTGACGGCGAAGAAGAGATAGCTATGCAACCCTTACTGCACGGGAAGGATTCCGAGAAGATATTCAAAGTTATCGA AAAAACATCCAACGATTTAATGCAGAGTTTGAGAAACAACT ATCGTGACAGGATGCCACAAAACAGAAACAACGTGCCTTATTGTGTAGAAAACCCAGCGGAAAATCTTATTACTCGT GTTCTAACGGAGCAGGGTCTGGGCAAGTACTGTGACCGCGAGTTCGTCGCCAGCACCGCCCGGGAGATGCAGGACGCCCTCGACCTCACGCAGGAGGAAATGGATGC CGCTgctaatcaaattattttgcaagAAAGAAACATGAACCGGTCCCAAAGGCCTGATGATGTG GAGAGCATTCTGTGTCGTCAGTACCACCCGTTTCACCAGCCAGCCATTCATCCACCGGCGAAGCAGAAATAG